One region of Termitidicoccus mucosus genomic DNA includes:
- a CDS encoding DUF190 domain-containing protein encodes MGIELFGAHYTLYFGVACFVAYYFSGHSGIYMAQRLGVPKKNRASLPPDLTLRELRELRGEASAPILSAFAERLPFLSEDSFNHENMKSHHIVTREIGKIRIYLTPRDRLPAKGFWDKLNARPIYREIIKAAKAAGLNNAAAFMTHYGFTNGGNVQAEGVETSNPNLTLCVELIDHKNKLEEFCRRHGALLKGKTIVYKHVQHWDVRGSEVIEKDTSPDEVIDGAAKLPKLSERK; translated from the coding sequence ATGGGCATCGAACTCTTCGGTGCGCACTACACACTCTATTTCGGAGTCGCGTGCTTCGTCGCATATTACTTCAGCGGACACTCCGGCATCTACATGGCGCAACGTCTCGGTGTGCCGAAGAAGAACCGCGCTTCGCTGCCTCCCGATCTCACGCTGCGCGAACTGCGCGAATTGCGCGGCGAAGCCTCGGCTCCGATCTTGTCCGCCTTCGCCGAGCGGCTGCCGTTCTTAAGCGAAGACTCCTTCAACCACGAAAACATGAAAAGCCACCATATCGTCACCCGCGAGATCGGTAAAATCCGCATCTACCTCACGCCCCGCGACCGGCTTCCGGCCAAGGGCTTTTGGGACAAACTCAACGCCAGGCCCATCTATCGGGAAATCATCAAGGCCGCGAAAGCCGCCGGACTGAACAACGCCGCCGCGTTTATGACGCACTACGGTTTCACCAACGGTGGCAACGTCCAGGCAGAGGGCGTCGAGACTTCGAACCCGAACCTGACCCTCTGCGTCGAGCTCATCGACCACAAGAACAAGCTCGAAGAGTTCTGCCGTCGCCACGGCGCTTTGCTCAAGGGCAAGACCATAGTCTACAAACACGTCCAGCACTGGGATGTGCGCGGCAGCGAAGTGATCGAGAAAGATACCTCGCCCGACGAGGTGATCGATGGTGCGGCAAAGCTCCCAAAACTCTCCGAACGAAAATGA
- the eno gene encoding phosphopyruvate hydratase — MKSKTMNSRSVIRGVVAQEILDSRGNPTVAVTVTLVNGIVATACVPSGASRGIREALELRDGDAKRYGGKGVLKAVANVNKIIAPKLRGKSPAEQREIDTLLCALDGTETKAKLGANAILGVSMAVCRAAAQASGIPLYAHLRRLHGAKARAPFVLPVPMMNVLNGGAHSTNNVDFQEFMLFPIGAPTLSEALRYGAETFHTLKKLLQKRGLVTAVGDEGGFAPNLKSNDEAVAIIVEAIRGAGYTPGKDIAIALDPAASEFFDEGSYVFKKTDGSRKTPADMIALYRQWVRKYPIVSLEDGMGEEDRDGWRAITKALGKKLQLVGDDNFVTNPKIFAEGIRDGIANAILIKLNQIGTVSETLATIALAQKNGYGAVISHRSGETEDTFIADLAVGTCAGQIKTGSLCRSERVAKYNRILAIERELGTKARFGQPAA, encoded by the coding sequence ATGAAATCGAAAACCATGAACTCCAGATCCGTTATTCGCGGTGTCGTCGCGCAGGAAATTCTCGATTCACGCGGCAATCCGACCGTCGCTGTCACGGTCACGCTCGTCAATGGGATCGTCGCGACCGCGTGCGTGCCTTCGGGGGCTTCGAGGGGAATCCGCGAGGCGTTGGAGCTGCGCGATGGCGACGCCAAGCGCTACGGCGGAAAAGGCGTGCTGAAGGCCGTGGCCAACGTGAACAAGATCATCGCGCCAAAGTTGCGCGGAAAGTCCCCGGCCGAACAACGCGAGATCGACACGCTGTTGTGCGCACTCGATGGCACGGAAACTAAGGCGAAGCTCGGGGCCAATGCGATCCTCGGCGTGTCGATGGCCGTCTGCCGTGCCGCCGCACAGGCGTCGGGTATTCCGCTCTACGCCCACTTGCGTCGGCTGCACGGTGCGAAGGCCCGCGCGCCGTTCGTCCTACCGGTTCCGATGATGAACGTGCTCAACGGAGGCGCGCATTCGACCAACAACGTGGACTTTCAGGAGTTCATGCTCTTCCCAATCGGCGCGCCGACGCTTTCCGAAGCGCTGCGATACGGCGCGGAGACATTCCACACATTGAAAAAGCTCCTGCAGAAACGCGGGCTCGTGACGGCGGTCGGCGACGAGGGCGGCTTCGCTCCGAATCTGAAATCCAACGATGAGGCGGTCGCCATCATCGTGGAGGCGATTCGCGGGGCGGGCTACACGCCCGGCAAGGATATCGCCATCGCGCTCGATCCGGCGGCGAGCGAGTTCTTCGACGAAGGTTCCTACGTCTTCAAAAAGACCGACGGCTCTCGCAAGACACCGGCCGACATGATCGCGCTGTATCGCCAGTGGGTGAGGAAGTATCCCATCGTCTCGCTTGAGGACGGCATGGGAGAGGAGGACCGCGACGGGTGGCGCGCAATCACCAAGGCGCTCGGGAAGAAACTTCAACTCGTCGGAGACGACAACTTCGTCACCAACCCGAAGATTTTTGCCGAAGGCATCCGCGACGGGATCGCCAACGCGATTTTGATCAAGCTCAACCAAATCGGCACCGTGTCGGAGACGCTCGCGACCATCGCTCTGGCGCAGAAGAACGGTTATGGCGCGGTCATCTCACACCGCTCTGGCGAAACGGAAGACACCTTCATTGCCGACCTCGCGGTCGGAACCTGCGCCGGCCAGATCAAGACCGGTTCGCTCTGCCGTTCCGAACGCGTCGCGAAATACAACCGGATCCTTGCAATCGAGCGCGAACTGGGCACAAAGGCCCGCTTTGGCCAACCTGCCGCGTAA
- a CDS encoding MFS transporter, translated as MEPSGKSPCPRWLNSTVLGIGLASLLSDWSHEIATTAMPAFLATMGVAAAWVGLIEGVSDGLSSFAKLASGHWTDRLPRRKPIMVIGYLVTALGTAGFGLATTAWHVLLARATAWLGRGTRTPVRKALLAAAVTRKTYGRAFGFERMMDTLGAIVGPATAFSCSTHSGTTTRGSSSGHSCPASRRWLPSCFS; from the coding sequence ATGGAGCCCTCCGGCAAAAGTCCTTGTCCGCGTTGGCTGAACTCGACCGTGCTCGGCATCGGGCTCGCGTCGCTGCTCAGCGACTGGTCGCACGAGATCGCGACGACTGCGATGCCGGCGTTTCTCGCGACGATGGGTGTCGCCGCCGCCTGGGTCGGATTGATCGAAGGCGTGTCGGATGGATTGTCGAGTTTCGCGAAGCTGGCCTCCGGCCACTGGACGGATCGCCTGCCGCGCCGAAAGCCGATCATGGTTATCGGCTACCTCGTCACCGCGCTGGGCACGGCCGGCTTCGGACTCGCGACGACGGCGTGGCACGTCCTGCTCGCGCGCGCGACGGCCTGGCTCGGTCGCGGCACACGCACGCCCGTGCGCAAGGCGCTGCTCGCCGCGGCCGTCACTCGCAAAACCTACGGACGCGCTTTCGGTTTCGAGCGCATGATGGACACGCTCGGTGCCATTGTCGGTCCAGCGACCGCGTTTTCCTGCTCAACGCACTCGGGCACGACTACGCGCGGCTCTTCTTCTGGACACTCGTGCCCGGCCTCGCGGCGGTGGCTGCCATCGTGTTTCTCGTGA